The Gossypium arboreum isolate Shixiya-1 chromosome 4, ASM2569848v2, whole genome shotgun sequence DNA segment actcccatttccgatccataatcacatcatgacaccatatatatacattcaaaccacaaatagtctaagttcatgcttccttttacgagccattttcgcatggtcgtatacatatacatcgccacatttttaaaccaacaagggtagtcctatacatgccatttcaaagttcaaccaaaatttataccaaaatagaggcgtggatagtgtggatgacttcgactttattgatcccgaatccgtttgctatcgaaataaatctataaaacagagagccaaagcaacgggtaagcattttatgcttagtaagtcttaaggaatataatcaactctaattacagcaatacattcacatagccaaatgcatcatttcatttatacacattcttacttcacacttcatcattatataatttcacaaagtatcaataactgaaattcattagtcgattgagcgaatgttgctcaaacatgtcgactttccaatgcacatataacgtaccttatcctttgggcttttcgagtgtactaattgaattcattacagcaaccaacactcacctccagcccaagattcttcggaatataaccggatataatcacgtgcacaaatgccttcgggtcttagcccggatagaataactcgcacgaatgccttggtcttagcaggatatagccactagcacaattgccttgggttttaaccggatataatttccagcataattgtcttgaggcttagccggatattattcaatttctcatgtacacatacatcaataatcattggacatacatatttcattttcgttactaaggctcaaacgcacatataatcacaagcatattctccttgggacttagcgggtatcattcaatttctcatacacacataaatcaataatcatacacatccatacttcatctcacataattcaagtaaggtcacttcttgaggacttacctcggatgttgtcgaacggctttttcggctattcgatcaccttttccttcccttgtccaattgtggccctcttagctcttgagctaattcaaacaaattcaatttattaaaacctcattgtgcttgcttatggcgaatatgacaaggattttaaatggtcatatggccactctttagcttgaatacacaatggtcatgcacattttatactacatcaagcaattcaatacaatttatttgagcatcaaggaaatgctaaggccttcaataggctacccaaggcgaatattcatgtacatgttgaggtcaattttgcacttaatacctcacaaaacagcatgcaatttactaattaatgctttgcacattgtggcccaaaacttataatatagcatcaagcacttatatgtgtgctaggtaggtcaattgtgcttgcaatttcacaagcattcttccacattttcttctttaaaccaatatattcatcacttagttcataaccaaacataatgtgcaatcatatatatgcatatatgagcatggcgaattttcaaggtgtccatagccatccaaaacacaaattttaactaacatgcaagaagcatgaatcatgctcaagaatgcatcatggccgaatatgacaatcatgctccttttcaacttcaatcatgataaaacaaagagaaaactcaaaatcttactcaagagtagacaatccatcattgcatgcatcatcatcaagcttcacacttagcatgcaatggctttatcactataacaactttggccaaataccatttccatggcataacaaagatttgagccatggctaacatgtacatcaagttagcaaccaaaacatgcatgaaactcccaacacaacctcatacataccttaatcttgatgcaaatttagccaaatcaccttctagatctcttctaaacaaaggaaatgaagcaaaaatcctttttcctcttagtattttcggccaaaaggagagagcaagcatgaacaaatttttttttttgttttcttcttggttgcaccaagaatggggtatgctactctctcacacacattttttttcattcttttcttacccatgcttatttgtttactatttctccctaatgcccaacaaaacatgtttcatgacatgtttaacccatatctctttgtcatggcggccattacttgtaaaaggggaatttgacatgcaagtccattattttgcatgcatgctttaattagtcatcaccctttccctatcgtattttcaaagttcactactaagtcctttctagtggaattcacctttataacactaaatcaatcatcaaaaaatgtcatacatgaatacacacatattataggcatcgaaataaattttaaattattgttatgcctcggttttgtggtcccgaaaccacattccggctagggtctattttgggctgtcacaacatgcatatgtatgtttgtatattcggcaaccatcctcacttattacccatttagtcaacaatctaagccaagataaggcttcaatatggttgcctctaaccgaatacatgcacaccaatctacttcatttggccgaatatgcatgtctatgttgaggccaattttacacttaatactacacaaaaaaaagcatacattttactaactaacgattacatattgtagctcaatacacatctctcatttacttcataaccaaacaacatcacaagcaaatatacaccttaaaatagtacatgtgtcataccaattcatcatgtgcaaacatatattcatgtaggtgcaagggcgaatctcaagttgtttatatccaaatataaacacatatccaaagctcaaatcttacctaccatgcaacatgcatgaatcatactcatggatataccatgaccgaatacatcacaacaccataattttggtcatgattaagcaaagaacttaatgtcttactcaaaaatacaaaaaagaaagtccaagagccatcaatccaccatcacatgtatcattatcaagcttgatatttagcatgcaatggcattaacaccacatttactttggccgaatttcattcccatgacatagcaaagatttgaaccatgggctaccaagaacatcaagctagcaactaaaaacatgcatgaatctcatggcacaacctcaaacataccttaatcttgatgcaagtatagccaatctcttcctaatcctcttccaaaacaaacatgaagcaaaattccttccttcctctagtactttcggtcaagagagaatgaaaagatggatgaacaatttttttcttttttcttccacaatacacggcaatgggggtttcactcacacacacacatttttttctttctttattacccatacttatttgtttattgtttctccctaatgcaccaacaaaacatgtttcatgacatgtttagcccatgattccttgtcatggccggccactacaacttgggagggaatttgacatgcaagtcctcccctttgactacatgcactattaggtccttatagattagcctttcacttttcaaaagtgtcacacaagtcctactaactgaattcacatgcaatcggctaaatcggaacttgaaattttcacacattcataattacatattctagacaataaatattacattcaaacatttcggtgactcggtttagcggtctcgaaaccacttcccgactagggtcaattttgggctgtcacactaacacggcctaagccaccccacacgggcgtgtccctgttgagcccaagtttagttctacTTTTAGGATTTGAATTGGACATTTTGATATGTATTAAACTTGGTCTTAGCTTGATTTAAATGTCTTGTATTGGTTGGTGAAAGTGTTGAAGTGTTAATGTAGGTGAAAAACATATTGGATGAGAAAAGAGGCttgaaaaatgacctattttcttccacacgggcagagacacgggcgtgtgtcttagccgtgtgtcacacatggcctagcacatgggcgtgtggtctggccgtgtgtcctctgcatcttaaaaattacaaaacagaatgctcaagtatTTTCATACGGCCTAGGACagaggcgtgtggcttggccttgTAACCCTTGCACCTATTTAatgtaagtcagtatgctcacacggcctagcacacaggtatgtggcttggccatgtgaccgaAGTCAGTGAGAGCCCTAATttggacacgggttgggacacggccgtgtgaccctaattcgaatgcccacacgaacTGAGACACGGGAGTGTCTCTTAACTGTGTAAGCCAAACAGCCAGGCTACACAtgcgtgtgtcctctgcacttaggaaaaatttttgaagttttgcgaaaaattttctgaatacTCAGTTTAGTCcagacttgtttctaatgcatattttgggccttgagggctcatacaagggacaatatgattgattatgattagtttttatatgaatataaaatggtatgaaatatttgtatttgatctgtaaattctggtaatgctctgtaaccctattctggcaacggatataggttaggggtgttacacatatgttTATTACAAATTTCCATTCCATATTTATCACTTATATTTCTACGTAGTCCATAAACTTTAATATAAGATAAATAAGATTATCTAAGGTACTTACCTTAATGGATGATCTAAAGCACTTAATCAAGTTTCCATGAGCTCTACTCCATCATCATTCAAgcttataatttccataaatcatcaTCTCCACATTTCTATAcaaaaaaatacattaaaaaataatataaattcctTCGAAACTTTCTCATGACAAATCATAGTAAATATCAAGCTAATGTAGGCGTAGGAAACCATTTCTTACCTTTTTAGAGCTTTCTCACTCAAGTATTCCACTAAAACCAATGAAATCCTAAGCTTTCATTTCTACAATTGGTGAAGGAAATAAGCTTAGGGGGTTTGATTTCATGAGGATTTCAACATTAACTCAAGGTGGGTAGTGGAATTTTTTAGAGAAAATGGAGAAATAATCAACAAGATGAAAAAGCAAAACAATGGAAACAATGGCTACTTCTACTGGCTGGAAAAGAATAGAAGATGGGGCCAATGGGAGTTCTTATTTCCTACAAAAATATCAACATGTGGGCTCTAACAACTTAAGTCTAAATTTGTCCATTTGAAGCACATTTCCTTAATATGGGGTTCTCACGGTTCAAAATAATTATAGATTCCAAATATCATATATAAATATCATTTCCATCATAAAATTATCTAGAATTTACCAAACTACCATTTTACGATAAAATTACCATATTTCCCTTTTTTACCCTTTTTAGCGATTTCTTCTCAAAGCTTGATACTTAAACCAATTCAAGttcataattcataataaatCTTTAATATAAATCCTTGAGTGGTGagaattacaatttttcccttaacctagtaaaattaaaaaattacaatttagtccttatactttcaaatttctttcaatttagtccaaaatggTTTACTTGACACTAACATATAATCCAATATGTTTCCATGGAAAATAATCATTGATAGCTCATTTTCCCATGGTGGTCAAAATTTCACTTGAGTccttaaacttttcaaaatttataatttggtccttttGTCACATTTCTACGtgtaaattcttttcaaaattttctcatagCAATTAAAAACTTTGATTCAATAAGGTTTCTTTATCCAACtcattttccaaattttctcactGATTCACAGTATCCATTACTAGAATAGTGTCATGTGTCCAACCgaaaattttgggatgttacaaaaccTGAGTgaaaattttgggatgttacaagatcTAAGTTTAGTTTGCAATGTGCAAACTacttttcataaatattatttttgtaaCTGTATGAAATGTATTTGTTTTCGGTATTTATACTTTTTTATTTgtatatttcatttatatatgATCTGGTAACAATTGTGATATATTATGTTATTCCACTTTCACATATATATGTAGAATGACAAACCTAGAGGTGAAATTTGAAAGTGAGAATTCAAGTAGTAAGTCCAATGAAAGACATTGGACAGATGACGGAGAAAAAATGTTAGTTGAATACCTTGTTGAATTGTACCACTTAGGTAATCACAATGGTTATTGTGGCTTTAGGAAAAGATATCTATCTATACTTGAGAAAATGTTACAATtgaaatttcccttttctttttttttttctagtatCAAGCCTTACATTGACAATAGATTGAGGACTCTTAAAAAGAAGTGGTCAATTGTATCTGACATGATTTATGGTATGCACTCCAGCAACTTTAGACGAGATGCCATAAGAAGAGTGGTGATAGCAGAGCAAGCGGTTTGTGATGAATTTCTCAAAGTGATTATATAAAGTATTATGTTATTAAATTTGTCTTCATATTTAGTCATGTCTACTTATTAATTTAGTATGTATGCAGAGTCATAAGAACACAACCCCGTTCAAGTTCCATAATTTGAAGATTTGAATATCATGTATGGTAAAGATTGTGCTAATGGTAACGATGTCCAAAACAAGAACCGACATTATTGAGAGGATGGAAGAGGAGGATGATATGGTGGAAGAGAAAACAATGTAGGAGAAGGTGGCTTGAATGGAATTGAGAATGTTGGAATACTAGTAAATGAtgatatgatgatgatgatgatagctAATCAAGGTCCTCGGCCATACTAGAATAGTCAAACTAGGGTATCATCTTTGTGGAGAAATGTgaagtttaattataaaattaaaaaaaatttagagatatattagaatttataaattttcattaaaaaaatttacaatcaatataatttaaatttaaatttataaatgaaaataaaaaagtgaaagacgatatatatttttatattttatattattttaaaacttcAATGATATTAAAGATTAAAATTTGGGTGTAAAAGTAAAACAAGCATAGGCCCATGTGACAAATAAATGCTGTCTCAGgtcaaaaagaaatataaaacTCAACAAAATTGGGGACTAGAAACTGAAGAAATTTCTGAAATGATCCATCCCCCGCTTCTGTAGAACCAATATTAAATTGTATGGGGACCATATTTGCTTCTCCTGCATCCCCATCACTCTCAAAACACGGAGTTGGAGAGGGAGAGAAAGCCAACGTTTTCCTCTTATCCTTCACATGTTTATCATCTCCCTTTGGTGGCAGTGACTGGTAAATTCTATTGAAAGGACCAGAAACAGCCACTTCTCATCCTCTTTCACTGCACTTTCTCCACCACACATACTTTTCATCATCCTCCCTTTCATTTTCTCCACCACACAACAGCGTTTCATACCATGTCTTTTCCTTATCTTCTCATTTCatcttcttttttccatttctctgCAACACATTCCAACATCACCAATTCTTATTTTCATAACTCGACATGGCAACTGCAACGGGTCGGAGAAACTCCAATACTCAGCTTTTGGATGAACTGGAAGCACTTAGTCAATCCCTGTACCAATCCCACATCTCCACTACTCGAAGAACTGCTTCCCTTGCTCTTTCTCGGTCTTCTCTTCCACCTACTGATGAGGTCCCCGAAGTTAAATTTGAAGATAATAAGCACAGTGCTAGGCCCCGAGCTCGGCGTTTGTCTTTGTCACCTTGGCGTTCCAGACCAAAAGCTGACGACCAGAATGATAACCAGGTTCAGGCCACGAGACCAAATGAGCTAGAAGCGAAAGCTGTGTCAACTGAAAAGAAAGGGATATGGAATTGGAAGCCGATTCGAGCGCTTACGCATATCGGGATGCAAAAGCTGAGCTGCTTGTTATCTGTTGAAGTTGTGACTGCGCAAGGCCTTCCTGCTTCCATGAATGGCCTGCGACTTTCCGTTTGTGTTCGGAAGAAAGAAACCAAAGATGGAGCTGTTAACACCATGCCGTCACGGGTATCACAAGGAGCTGCGGATTTTGAAGAGACTCTTTTTGTTAGGTGCCATGTATATTGCAGTTCTGGCAATGGAAAGCCTACGAAATTTGAGCCTCGTCCGTTTTGGATCTATCTGGTTGCTGTTGATGCTGAAGAGCTTGATTTTGGGAGAAACACTGTGGATTTGAGTCTCCTTATTCAGGAGTCTGTGGAGAAGAGCTACGAAGGAACTCGGGTTCGGCAATGGGACATGAGTTTCAATCTATTAGGGAAGGCGAAAGGGGGAGAACTCATTGTGAAATTGGGATTTCAGATCATGGAAAAAGATGGAGGAATTGGTATTTACAATCAAGCCTCGGGGGGATTGCAAAGCACCAAATCCAAGAATTTTTCAGCATCTTTTGCTCGTAAGCAATCGAAAACATCTTTTAGTGTTCCTAGTCCGAGGATGATGAGCCGATCAGAAGCTTGGACTCCTTCACAAACAGGGGTGACACCTGATCTTCAAGGACTAGATGATTTGAACCTCGATGAACCGGCGACGGTTCCTTCATCCTCTGTCTGCGTTCAGAAATCAGAAGAACCGGAAAAGATGGAAGAGATTGACCTCCCAGAGTTTGATGTTGAAGACAAGGGGGTCGAAATTCAAGAGAAAGAACTCAAAGAAGCCGAGGAAGAAGAACCCGAAGACAATAAATCAGTTTCAAGTGAGGTTGTCAAGGAGATGGTGAATGATCAGTTACATAAGACAAGGTTAACTGAGCTTGATTCGATTGCCCGGCAGATTAAAGCTCTTGAATCTATGATGGGGGATGAAAAGATTGTCAAGGCTGATGAAGAAACAGAATCACAAAGGCTGGATGCTGATGAAGAAACTGTAACAAGGGAATTTCTCCAGATGTTAGAGGATGAAGGAAGCAATGAATTTAAAGATATTCCACATTTTCAACTCGACAAAGCTGAGGATGATACCGCTGGTGATTCTGATTCTAAAGCTTATCTCCCTGATCTAGGAAAGGGGCTAGGCTGTGTGGTTCAAACAAGAGATGGAGGCTACTTAGCTGCTGTGAATCCATTGGATTCCTTGGTTGCTAGAAAAGACATGCCAAAATTAGCTATGCAGGTGTCGAAACCACTGGTTATACCATCAGATAAATCATTGAATGGTTTTGAACTATTTCAGAAGATGGCAGCCGTTGGAGTTGAGAAACTCAGCTCCCAGATTTCATCTTCGATGCCGCTGGATGAAATAATGGGTAAAACTGCAGAGCAGATAGCTTTTGAAGGAATTGCTTCTTCTATTATCCAAGGGAGAAACAAGGAAGGTGCTAACTCGAGTGCAGCTCGCACCATTGCAGCTGTAAAAGTCATGGCGACTGCGATGAACACCGGCAGGAAAGAGAGGATCGCGACTGGGATTTGGAATGTGAGCGAAAACCCATTGACGGCTGAGGAAATTCTAACGTTTTCGCTGCAAAAGATTGAGGGAATGGCAGTTGAAGCCTTGAAAGTACAAGCAGAAATGGCAGAAGAAGAACCACCTTTCGATGTTTCAGCTTTCAGTGGAAAGGCAATAACACAAGATCAACCACTTGATTCTGCTATTCCACTTGAGAATTGGACTAAGGACTACGGCTTGACTTCTTCCGAAGATCAGCTAGGCGACCCGGAAACACTGACGCTAGCATTGGTCGTGCAACTACGTGACCCCTTAAGGCGATACGAGGCAGTTGGAGGCCCTGTATTAGCACTCGTTCATGCGTCAAGTGGTGACATCGAACCAAAGAAGAATGACGAAGAAAAGAGGTTTAAAGTGATGAGTTTGCATGTTGGAGGCTTGAAGGTAGGAACACCTGGAAAAAGGAACATATGGGATAGCGAAAGGCACAGGCTAACTGCGATGCAGTGGCTCGTAGCATACGGATTGGGCAAGTCTGGAAGAAAAGGTAAACAAGTAGTGTCAAAGGGACAAGATTTGTTGTGGAGCCTTTCCTCGAGAGTAATGGCCGACATGTGGCTCAAAACAATGAGAAACCCGGATGTTAAGTTTGCAAAGTGAAGTACCCGGAGGAACAAAGCACTGGAACCTGGAGGTTGCAGCAGCATCACCTTTTCTTCAAAATTTGAAGTTTAATAAAGCTTTTTTCTTAATTGAGATTGATGCACTTGTAAGTAAACTTTAtttgtagatatatatataattcacaaGAGTAAAATACAATTTTCTTGTTCCTATTTTTGTTAAACAAGTTGATAACTTGTGAAATGCAATAATTATAGTCAAATATTAGATGAAGAGTTTCCATTTACTTGAattcaaatttaataattatcatcaacaatttcaagcCTCCAACATAGGCAGTACATGGAGAGCAATGGAGGCACTCTATGACTCCGGCAAGGCTAGAGCTATTGGAGTTAGCAATTTCTCTTCCAATAAGCTTAGAGATCTATTGGAGGTGGCTTGCATTCCCCCTGCTGTGGTTCA contains these protein-coding regions:
- the LOC108460920 gene encoding protein PLASTID MOVEMENT IMPAIRED 1, translated to MATATGRRNSNTQLLDELEALSQSLYQSHISTTRRTASLALSRSSLPPTDEVPEVKFEDNKHSARPRARRLSLSPWRSRPKADDQNDNQVQATRPNELEAKAVSTEKKGIWNWKPIRALTHIGMQKLSCLLSVEVVTAQGLPASMNGLRLSVCVRKKETKDGAVNTMPSRVSQGAADFEETLFVRCHVYCSSGNGKPTKFEPRPFWIYLVAVDAEELDFGRNTVDLSLLIQESVEKSYEGTRVRQWDMSFNLLGKAKGGELIVKLGFQIMEKDGGIGIYNQASGGLQSTKSKNFSASFARKQSKTSFSVPSPRMMSRSEAWTPSQTGVTPDLQGLDDLNLDEPATVPSSSVCVQKSEEPEKMEEIDLPEFDVEDKGVEIQEKELKEAEEEEPEDNKSVSSEVVKEMVNDQLHKTRLTELDSIARQIKALESMMGDEKIVKADEETESQRLDADEETVTREFLQMLEDEGSNEFKDIPHFQLDKAEDDTAGDSDSKAYLPDLGKGLGCVVQTRDGGYLAAVNPLDSLVARKDMPKLAMQVSKPLVIPSDKSLNGFELFQKMAAVGVEKLSSQISSSMPLDEIMGKTAEQIAFEGIASSIIQGRNKEGANSSAARTIAAVKVMATAMNTGRKERIATGIWNVSENPLTAEEILTFSLQKIEGMAVEALKVQAEMAEEEPPFDVSAFSGKAITQDQPLDSAIPLENWTKDYGLTSSEDQLGDPETLTLALVVQLRDPLRRYEAVGGPVLALVHASSGDIEPKKNDEEKRFKVMSLHVGGLKVGTPGKRNIWDSERHRLTAMQWLVAYGLGKSGRKGKQVVSKGQDLLWSLSSRVMADMWLKTMRNPDVKFAK